GGGGCGCGGCGCTCGCCGATGTGGCCGGAGTACGCTCCCAGTTCGCCGACCGCGCCCTCGCCGCCCGGTTCGGCGAGCACCTGGTGTTTCTCGGCCTGACGGTCGGGCTGGTCACCTGGGGCAGCCACGCGATCTGGCGAGTGCGACGCGCCGCGTTCGAGGCCCGAAGTATCGGTCGCTATCGGCTCGAACGGCGGATCGGCGCCGGCGGCATGGGCGAGGTGTGGGCGGCGTACCACAAGGGGATTAGGCGCAACGTCGCCGTCAAGCTCCTGCGCGCCGACCGCGTCACGTCCGACGTGGACGTCGCACGGTTCGAGCGCGAGGTCGACGCACTCGCGTCGCTGAGCCACCCGAACACCGTGCGCGTGTTCGACTACGGCGTCACCGACGACGGGATTTGGTATTACGCGATGGAGCTGCTCGACGGAGTCACCCTCGCCAGCCTCGTTCGCCGCGAGGGGCCGCTGCCGCCGGCCCGCGCGGTCCACCTGTTGGAGCAGGCCGCCCGCGCGTTCTCCGAGGCGCACGGGCGCGGCATCGTCCACCGCGACATCAAGCCGGAGAACCTGTTCGTTGCGCGCGTCGGCGGCGAATGCGACGTCGTCAAGGTGCTCGACTTTGGCATCGCGAAGCTGCTGCACGTCGATGCCGGCGCGACGTTGACCCACGGCGACTGGGTCGGCGGCACGCCCGCGTTCATCTCCCCCGAGGCGGCGCGCGGCCGGCCGGTCGACGCCCGATCGGACGTGTACGGACTGGGCGCCGTGCTGTACTTCGCACTCACCGGCCGCGCGCCATTTCCCGACACGAACGTGGCCGCCCTGCTCGACGCCCACGCCCACCGGACGCCGGAGCCCCCGTCGCGGGCCCTGGGCCGAGCGCTGCCGCCCGACGTGGAAGCGGTCGCCATGCGTTGCCTAGAAAAGGACCCGGACCGCCGCTACCGCGATGCGTCCGAGCTGGCGGCGGCGCTGAGCCGATGCCGCGAGCTGCACCCGTGGCGTCCGGTCGCGACCGCTCCGCCGCCGGCGCCGGCGTCCTCGGTCGACGCGGCGCTCGCGGCCACGGTCGACTTCGCCGGCACGCCGCCAGACGCGTAGACCGCAGCGTGCAAGCCGCTATCGAACTCCGTGATCCGCTGCGCGCCGTTTGGTTGCACCCTCTGCGCGATGCCGCGACAATGCCGCCGTGACCGATGGCAAGCGACCGCGCGTCGCGCTCGTGTTGTCCGGCGGCGGCGCGCGCGGCGCATACGAAGCGGGCGTCATTCGCTGGCTTCGCGCGGTGGTGCCGCGCGAGCTGGGCCACCACGCCGACTTCCGCATCCTCACCGGCACGAGCGTCGGCGCGATCAACGCGTGCTACATGGCCGCGACGATCGACGAGCCGGACGATCAAGGAGAGCGGATGGCGGCCGCATGGCGGTCGCTGCGCATCGAGGAAGTGATCTCGCTGTCGGCGCGCGACCTGTGGAAAGGGGCTCGCCAGCTGCTCGGCCGGGCGCCCGAGCGCCCCAAGACCGGCCAGTTCCGCTACGGGGGCCTGCTGGAGACGCGCGGGCTGGAACGGTTCGTGTTTCGCCAGATCCCGTGGCGGCGCATCCACCACAACATCGACGCTCGCCGCATCGACGCGATCGCGGTGGCCGCCACGCGCGTGGGCACCGGACACACGGTCGTGTTCGTCGACTGCGCCGGCGAGCCGCCGGCGGCGTGGAGCCGCAACCCGCTGATCCGCCGGGTCGCCACGCGCATCGGCCCGCGCCACGCGCTCGCGTCGGCCGCGATTCCCCTGCTGTTTCCCGCCGTCAAGATCGCCGGCAGCTTCTACGTCGATGGCGGCCTCCGGCTCAACACCCCCATGTCTCCCGCCATCCGGCTCGGCGCCGACCGGATCCTGATCGTCACCCTCAAGCACCTGAGCGACATCGGCCGCGCCAACCTGCGCGAGCGCCAGCTCGCCGCGGCGCGCGAGCGCGAGGCGGAGGACGCGTACCCGAAACCGCTGTACATCGCCGGCAAGGCGCTCAACGCGCTGCTGCTCGACCACACCGAGTACGACCTCGAGCGGATGCGGCGGCTCAACGCGATCCTGCAGGCCGGGCGCGCCGCGTTCGGCCCGCAGTTCGACGAGGTGCTCGGCGCCGAGCTGGTGCGGCTGCGCGGCGCGCCGGTGCGCGAGATCGTGGCCGAGACGATCCGCCCGTCGATCGACATCGGCGAGATCTCGTCCGAGTTCATGCGCAACCGCCGCTACCGCGTCGACGGAGTGGTCGGACGGCGGCTGTTGGACCGCATCGCGACCGCCGAGGCCGCGCACGAGTCCGACCTCGTGTCGTACCTCCTGTTCGACGGCGGCTACTGCTCCGAGCTGGTCGACCTCGGCTACCGCGACGCCGAGGCCCATCGCGACGCGCTGCTCCGGCTGTTCGCCCCGTAGTCAGCGCGCGGGTCAGTTCGCCGTGCGGGACACGAACTGCTCGTGCCAGCGGCGCACGGCCTCCGCCTTCGCCGGGCCGATCAGCTCCGCCGCGGCCTCGAGCTCGGCGGCGTCGCCCGTCGGCGCAAACGCGCGCACCGGACACAACACGAACGCGAGCACGTCGAGCGCGTCATAGGGATCGGGCGAGTAATCGGCGGAAAAGATGCAGCTCACACCGGTACCGTACTGACTTCCGCGCGCCGCGGGCAACTTTCTGGCGCGGCCGATCGCGGGCTGCCACACTCGTGCCGATCCCGTGGCCCGCACGCCCCGAAATCCAGATGCGCCGCCGCCCGGTGCGTTCCTGCGCGGAAGTGCGGTGGGGCTCGCGCTGGTCGTCCCGGCGGTGGCCGTCGCGGCGTGGGCGCTGTCGCGCTTCGGCATCGGCGATCCCTCCGCGCCCTTCGGCCGGGTCGCCGTCCTCGCGGCGGCCTTCTCGGGCGTCCCGGCCGCGCTCACGGCCGGGGGCGTCGCGCGCCTGGCCGGGCGCGCTGCGCGCATCGCCCGCGGCCGCCGCGCCGTGCGCGTCGCGGCCGTCGCATTCGCACCCGCGGGGGTAGGCCTCCTGCTGATCGCGCTGCTGCCGCTCGGCCACCTGCCCGAACGCCGGGCCGCGTGGCTGTGGATCGCCGCGGTCGGCGCCGCAGTCGGCGCGGCGTGCGGAGCCGCGATCGGCAAGGTGGCGGCGGCGGCGGCGGTGCGCTACGAATCGGCTGCGCGCGCGCAGTCTGCCCGCGGCGCGCCCGACGAGGACGACCGCGATGCCCCGTAAGCTCGGACAAGTCACGCTCACCATGGTCAACGGCGGCGACTTCCGCCTCGACGGCGGCGCCATGCACGGCGTCGTCCCCAAGACCCTGTGGAACCGCCTCGTGTCCTGCGACGAACACAACCGTTGCACCTACACGACCAACTGCCTGCTCGTCGAGACGTGCGGCAAGCGCGTGCTCATCGAGACCGGCAACGGGGACAAGTTTCCGCCAGACCTCAAGGACATCTACGGCATCGACCACGACCGGTGCGTCGCTGCAGCGCTGCGCGACATCGGCGTCGAGCCGGAGTCGATCGACGTGGTCGTCATGACGCACCTGCACTTCGATCACTCCGGCGGCGCGACGCGGCGCGACGGCGACCGCGTCGTGCCGGTGTTTCCCCGCGCGCGTCACGTCGTCCAGGCGCGCGAACTGGTTGCGGCGACCCATCCGCACGAGCGCAATCGCGCCAGCTATCTGGCGGAGAACATCGAGCCGCTGCGCGAGGCCGGCCTGCTGCACACCGTCGACGGAGAGGCCGAGGTCGCGCCGGGCATCCGCGTGCTGCCGACGCCCGGCCACACCCCCGGGCACCAGTCGGTTCTGATCGACGGCGGCGACGAAAAAGCGGTGTTCCTCGGCGACGTCGTGCCGACCGCGGTGCACGTGCCCTTGCCGTGGATCATGGCCTACGACCTCGACGTCGAGGCGACCCTCGCGTCGCGAAAACGCCTGTACGAGCGGGCGCGCGCGGAGATGTGGATGCTGCTGTTCGGCCACGATCGCCACCACGCCGCCTACCTCGAAATCGACGACCGCGGGCGGTTTCGCGCCGGCGAGCCGTTCTCGCTGTAGCCGGCGCCGCCGGCGCCGTTTGCTACGCTTGTCGCGATGGTCGCTCGCTCCGGCCGACAGCACCGCGCGCTGGTGGTGGCCCTGCTCGCGACCTTGCTGCTGTGGCACGTTCCGTTCGGCGGCTTCGTGCTGTACCCGTTCAAGCTGCTCGCCACCTGGATGCACGAGCTGTCACACGGCATCGCGATGTTGGTGACCGGCGCCGGTTTCGACCGGATGGAGGTGTACCGCGACACGAGCGGCTACGCCTACTCGCTGCGGTCCACCGGGCCGCTGGGCGCGGCCCTGGTCGCGAGCGCGGGGTATACCGGCACCGCGGCAATCGGTGCGGTCCTGCTCGTCGTCGGCGCCGGCGATCGCGGCGCGCGCGTCGCGCTCGCCGCAATCGGCGCCGCGCTGCTCGCGTCCGCGGCCCTGTGGGTACGCAACCCGTTCGGCATCGCCGCGACCGTCGGCCTCGGCGTCGCGCTGCTCGGCGTCGCCGTGTTCGCCCGCGCCGGCGCGACGTCGCTGCTTCTCAACTTCGTCGCCGCCCAGGCGTGCGTGAACGCGGTGCTCGACATCCGCGTGCTGTTCCGCTCGAACCTGGTCGTCAACGGCGAGGTCGTCCAGCGATCGGACGCGCACACCATGGCCGACGCCGCGTTCGGGCCAGCATGGCTGTGGGCGGTCGCGTGGCTCGCCTGGTCGCTCGCGTTGTTCTACGTCGCGCTGCGTTACAGCTACCGCACGTCGTCGCGCTCGGACCACGGCAGCGCTTCGACGTGAAAGTGATTGTAGTGGCCGGCGTCGTAATCCGGCGTGAGCACGATCCGAAATAAGCGCGATCGTACGAGTTGGCAGTCGAGCCGGCGCAATAGCGCGCCGGCCGCCGTGAGCGGCTCGCCGATGCAATCGACGTTGTCGCCCAGCCCCTGCTCGTAGTCGTCGCGAACGGTCACCACGCCGAGTCGATCCGTATGAAACGCGTGCAGGTCGATCGCGAGCCCGTAGGAGTGGCGGGATCGCCGGTTCGTCCCGCGGATGTTGCGAATCTGGTACGCGGAGCTGTAGGTTGCCGCGGTCACGCCCGCCGCGCGCAGAAGCGGCCCGACGCGCGCGAGCGAATACACGAGCGAGCAGTCGAGCACGAGCGGGCCGTCGCGGTACCCGCGGTAGTCGAC
This region of Deltaproteobacteria bacterium genomic DNA includes:
- a CDS encoding serine/threonine protein kinase, whose protein sequence is MKPAGEGARRATPRPRTELRDSNSTARSTTGGRPNAQHILARQELAHDVRGLRAIWFPTLILWPLTGVLDWYVCTFDRAGPLSHFLVIRAGALVVASACLARLWRPPLPSRRLLSLLDIGMFGTASLAVSLMALRYDGIASPYATGIILVVLARGALLAMPWRYALLGALVSATTFPAVMGGAALADVAGVRSQFADRALAARFGEHLVFLGLTVGLVTWGSHAIWRVRRAAFEARSIGRYRLERRIGAGGMGEVWAAYHKGIRRNVAVKLLRADRVTSDVDVARFEREVDALASLSHPNTVRVFDYGVTDDGIWYYAMELLDGVTLASLVRREGPLPPARAVHLLEQAARAFSEAHGRGIVHRDIKPENLFVARVGGECDVVKVLDFGIAKLLHVDAGATLTHGDWVGGTPAFISPEAARGRPVDARSDVYGLGAVLYFALTGRAPFPDTNVAALLDAHAHRTPEPPSRALGRALPPDVEAVAMRCLEKDPDRRYRDASELAAALSRCRELHPWRPVATAPPPAPASSVDAALAATVDFAGTPPDA
- a CDS encoding patatin, producing the protein MVAPSARCRDNAAVTDGKRPRVALVLSGGGARGAYEAGVIRWLRAVVPRELGHHADFRILTGTSVGAINACYMAATIDEPDDQGERMAAAWRSLRIEEVISLSARDLWKGARQLLGRAPERPKTGQFRYGGLLETRGLERFVFRQIPWRRIHHNIDARRIDAIAVAATRVGTGHTVVFVDCAGEPPAAWSRNPLIRRVATRIGPRHALASAAIPLLFPAVKIAGSFYVDGGLRLNTPMSPAIRLGADRILIVTLKHLSDIGRANLRERQLAAAREREAEDAYPKPLYIAGKALNALLLDHTEYDLERMRRLNAILQAGRAAFGPQFDEVLGAELVRLRGAPVREIVAETIRPSIDIGEISSEFMRNRRYRVDGVVGRRLLDRIATAEAAHESDLVSYLLFDGGYCSELVDLGYRDAEAHRDALLRLFAP
- a CDS encoding MBL fold metallo-hydrolase; the encoded protein is MPRKLGQVTLTMVNGGDFRLDGGAMHGVVPKTLWNRLVSCDEHNRCTYTTNCLLVETCGKRVLIETGNGDKFPPDLKDIYGIDHDRCVAAALRDIGVEPESIDVVVMTHLHFDHSGGATRRDGDRVVPVFPRARHVVQARELVAATHPHERNRASYLAENIEPLREAGLLHTVDGEAEVAPGIRVLPTPGHTPGHQSVLIDGGDEKAVFLGDVVPTAVHVPLPWIMAYDLDVEATLASRKRLYERARAEMWMLLFGHDRHHAAYLEIDDRGRFRAGEPFSL
- a CDS encoding M50 family peptidase; the protein is MVARSGRQHRALVVALLATLLLWHVPFGGFVLYPFKLLATWMHELSHGIAMLVTGAGFDRMEVYRDTSGYAYSLRSTGPLGAALVASAGYTGTAAIGAVLLVVGAGDRGARVALAAIGAALLASAALWVRNPFGIAATVGLGVALLGVAVFARAGATSLLLNFVAAQACVNAVLDIRVLFRSNLVVNGEVVQRSDAHTMADAAFGPAWLWAVAWLAWSLALFYVALRYSYRTSSRSDHGSAST